One genomic region from Panthera tigris isolate Pti1 chromosome D1, P.tigris_Pti1_mat1.1, whole genome shotgun sequence encodes:
- the LOC102958291 gene encoding pepsin A, translating into MKWLLLLSLVALSECVIVKVPLTKKKTLRENLIEHGLLDDFLKKYSFNPANKYFHDESATLIAAQPLENYMDMEYFGTIGIGTPPQQFTVIFDTGSSNLWVPSVYCKSPACTNHKRFNPQESSTYQATNQPVSIAYGTGSMTGILGYDTVQVGGISDTNQIFGLSETEPGSFLYYAPFDGILGLAYPQISASGATPVFDNMWNEGLVSQDLFSVYLSGNDQSGSVVMFGGIDSSYYTGNLNWIPVSVEGYWQISVDSITMNGQSIACNGGCQAIVDTGTSLLTGPSNAIANIQSDIGASQNSYGQMGISCSAINNLPDIVFTINGNEYPLPPSAYILQSQQGCISGLQGMNLPTASGELWILGDVFIRQYFAVFDRANNQVGLAPVA; encoded by the exons ATGAAGTGGCTGCTGCTGCTCAGCTTGGTGGCACTCTCTGAGTGTGTCATCGTCAA GGTTCCCCTCACCAAGAAGAAGACCTTGAGGGAGAATCTGATCGAGCACGGCCTCCTGGATGACTTCCTGAAGAAGTACAGCTTCAACCCAGCCAACAAGTACTTCCACGATGAGTCCGCCACCTTGATAGCCGCCCAGCCCCTGGAAAACTACATGGAT ATGGAGTACTTCGGCACCATCGGCATCGGCACCCCCCCTCAGCAGTTCACCGTCATCTTCGACACCGGCTCCTCCAACCTGTGGGTGCCTTCTGTCTACTGCAAGAGTCCTGCCTGCA CCAACCACAAGCGCTTCAACCCTCAGGAGTCCTCCACCTACCAGGCCACCAACCAGCCAGTCTCCATCGCCTATGGCACCGGCAGCATGACAGGCATCCTGGGATACGACACCGTCCAG GTCGGAGGCATCTCAGACACCAACCAGATCTTCGGCCTGAGTGAGACTGAGCCCGGCTCCTTCCTGTACTACGCTCCCTTCGATGGCATCCTGGGCCTGGCCTACCCCCAGATCTCCGCCTCCGGGGCCACACCCGTCTTTGACAACATGTGGAATGAGGGGCTGGTTTCACAGGATCTCTTCTCAGTCTACCTGAGCGG caatgACCAGAGTGGCAGCGTGGTGATGTTCGGTGGCATCGATTCTTCTTACTACACTGGCAATCTGAACTGGATCCCTGTTTCCGTCGAGGGTTATTGGCAGATCTCCGTGGACAG CATCACCATGAACGGACAGTCCATCGCTTGTAACGGGGGCTGCCAGGCCATCGTTGACACAGGCACCTCTCTGCTGACCGGCCCAAGCAACGCCATTGCCAACATCCAGAGCGACATTGGAGCCAGCCAGAACTCATACGGCCAG ATGGGGATCAGCTGCTCAGCCATCAACAACCTGCCCGACATCGTCTTCACCATCAACGGCAATGAGTACCCACTGCCTCCCAGTGCCTACATCCTGCAG AGCCAGCAGGGCTGTATCAGCGGCCTCCAGGGCATGAACCTCCCCACCGCCTCCGGAGAGCTCTGGATCCTGGGTGACGTCTTCATCCGCCAGTACTTTGCCGTCTTCGACAGGGCAAACAACCAGGTCGGCCTGGCCCCCGTGGCCTAA